The following proteins are encoded in a genomic region of Streptococcus equi subsp. equi:
- the hflX gene encoding GTPase has product MIETKARQERVILLSVVLQAADHAELSMTELASLAKTAGAEVVDCYLQKRERYDSKTFVGSGKLAEIKEMVAANEIDTVIVNNRLTARQNANLEDALGIKVIDRMQLILDIFAMRARSHEGKLQVHLAQLKYMLPRLVGQGVMLSRQAGGIGSRGPGESQLELNRRSIRHQIADIERQLAAVEKNRQTIRDRRMTSDVFNIGLIGYTNAGKSTIMTILTGDKQYEADELFATLDATTKQIYLQNQFQATLTDTVGFIQDLPTELVAAFKSTLEESRHVDLLLHVIDASDPNHLEHERVVLDILKDLDMLDIPRLAIYNKMDKTASLTATVFPNVRLSARDKNSRSLLRQLLIDQIRDMFEPFSIKLCQDQAYKCYDLNRLALLEPYSFDKEIEEISGYIAPKNKWRLEEFYD; this is encoded by the coding sequence ATGATAGAGACAAAGGCAAGGCAGGAAAGAGTTATTTTACTAAGCGTGGTCCTACAAGCAGCTGACCATGCTGAGCTATCAATGACAGAGCTGGCTAGTCTAGCCAAGACCGCAGGTGCAGAGGTCGTTGATTGCTATCTGCAAAAGAGGGAGCGCTATGATAGCAAGACCTTTGTTGGCTCTGGTAAGCTGGCTGAAATCAAAGAAATGGTTGCTGCCAATGAGATTGATACAGTGATTGTTAACAATCGTTTAACGGCTCGGCAAAATGCCAATTTGGAGGACGCCTTAGGTATTAAGGTCATTGATCGCATGCAGCTGATTCTTGATATTTTTGCGATGCGGGCTAGAAGCCATGAAGGAAAATTGCAGGTGCATTTAGCGCAGCTCAAATACATGCTGCCAAGACTGGTCGGACAGGGTGTTATGCTTAGTCGTCAGGCCGGGGGCATTGGGAGTCGTGGGCCGGGTGAGAGCCAGCTGGAGCTGAACCGGCGCTCCATTCGTCATCAGATTGCAGATATTGAGCGGCAGCTAGCTGCTGTCGAAAAAAACCGTCAAACGATTCGTGATCGCCGCATGACCTCTGATGTCTTTAATATTGGATTGATCGGCTATACCAATGCAGGTAAGTCTACTATTATGACTATTTTGACTGGTGACAAGCAATATGAGGCTGATGAATTATTTGCAACACTTGATGCCACCACCAAGCAAATTTATCTGCAAAATCAGTTTCAGGCAACTCTGACAGATACTGTAGGCTTTATCCAAGATTTACCAACGGAGCTCGTGGCTGCTTTTAAGTCGACATTAGAGGAAAGTCGGCATGTTGATTTGCTCTTGCATGTGATTGATGCCAGTGACCCTAATCATTTGGAGCATGAGAGGGTTGTTCTAGACATCTTGAAAGATTTAGATATGCTGGATATTCCAAGGCTGGCTATTTATAACAAGATGGATAAGACAGCTAGCTTGACTGCAACTGTTTTTCCAAATGTCAGGCTGTCAGCACGTGATAAAAACAGTCGTAGCCTCTTAAGACAGTTGCTTATTGATCAGATTCGGGACATGTTTGAGCCATTTTCGATCAAGCTCTGTCAGGATCAAGCCTACAAATGCTATGACCTCAACAGGTTGGCGTTATTGGAGCCTTATAGCTTTGATAAGGAGATTGAAGAGATTTCTGGCTACATTGCTCCCAAAAATAAATGGAGATTAGAAGAATTTTATGACTGA
- a CDS encoding phosphoribulokinase/uridine kinase family protein: protein MEKLLQAIVTAAANREKMLIRISGHGASGKSTFAKRLQQLLPDGQSQLLETDAYIIANDFSQAVLISYPDQGEEVLGSITACHPARHELASLRRDIMMFKQGLDFLSIDTPWSPSFLVKGNVPILIAEGMSTTFLEPELFDLSLYFYTDGDTELQRRLGRDTSVRGRNPEFIMSIGALNMLVICTLITSNLIL from the coding sequence ATGGAGAAGCTACTTCAAGCTATTGTAACTGCAGCAGCCAATCGTGAGAAAATGCTTATTAGAATTAGTGGTCATGGTGCATCTGGTAAATCAACCTTTGCTAAGCGCTTACAGCAGCTTTTGCCTGATGGACAAAGCCAATTGTTAGAAACAGATGCCTATATCATCGCTAATGATTTTAGTCAGGCTGTTTTGATTAGCTACCCTGATCAGGGAGAGGAGGTACTTGGTAGTATAACAGCCTGTCACCCTGCTAGGCACGAATTGGCCAGTCTGAGGCGTGACATCATGATGTTTAAGCAAGGACTGGATTTTTTGAGTATTGATACCCCTTGGTCTCCCTCTTTTTTGGTGAAGGGGAATGTGCCCATCCTTATTGCTGAAGGCATGTCGACAACCTTTTTAGAGCCAGAGTTGTTTGACTTATCGCTTTACTTTTATACAGATGGTGACACAGAGCTCCAAAGGCGGCTTGGTAGAGATACTAGCGTTAGAGGTCGAAATCCGGAGTTCATCATGTCAATAGGCGCGCTCAATATGCTCGTTATCTGCACCCTTATCACCAGCAATTTGATATTGTGA
- the glgP_3 gene encoding glycogen phosphorylase, which produces MKRFTDYTEMTLGKSLASASNEEIYLSLLSYLKEEASKKAKNTAKRKVYYISAEFLIGKLLSNNLINLGIYKDIKEELAAAGKSIAEVEDVELEPSLGNGGLGRLASCFIDSISSLGINGEGVGLNYHCGLFKQVFRHNEQTAEPNFWIEDDSWLVPTDISYDVPFKNFTLKSRLDRIDVLGYKRDTKNYLNLFDIEGVDYGLIKDGISFDKTDIAKNLTLFLYPDDSDKNGELLRIYQQYFMVSNAAQLLIDEALERGSNLHDLADYAYVQINDTHPSMVIPELIRLLTQKHGFDFDEAVSVVQKMVGYTNHTILAEALEKWPLDFLNEVVPQLVTIIEQLDALVRARVSDPAVQIIDETGRVHMAHMDIHFATSVNGVAALHTEILKNSELKAFYELYPEKFNNKTNGITFRRWLEFANQELADYIKELIGDAYLTDATRLEKLMAFAEDQAVHARLAEIKHHNKVALKRYLKDNKGIELDEHSIIDTQIKRFHEYKRQQMNALYVIHKYLEIKKGNLPKRKITVIFGGKAAPAYIIAQDIIHLILCLSELINNDPEVSPYLNVHLVENYNVTVAEHLIPATDISEQISLASKEASGTGNMKFMLNGALTLGTMDGANVEIAELAGMDNIYTFGKDSDTIIDLYATGGYVSKDYYDAHPAIKEAVNFIISPELLELGNEERLDRLYKELISKDWFMTLIDLEEYIAVKEQMLADYDNQDLWLTKVVHNIAKAGFFSSDRTIEQYNQDIWHSY; this is translated from the coding sequence ATGAAACGCTTTACAGATTATACTGAAATGACATTAGGAAAATCTCTTGCAAGTGCAAGCAACGAGGAAATCTATCTTTCGTTGCTTTCCTATCTCAAAGAAGAAGCAAGCAAAAAAGCAAAAAACACAGCTAAACGTAAGGTTTATTACATCTCAGCAGAATTTTTGATTGGTAAGTTGCTTTCTAATAATCTCATTAATCTAGGTATTTATAAGGACATCAAAGAGGAGCTGGCTGCTGCGGGCAAATCAATTGCTGAGGTAGAGGACGTTGAATTGGAGCCATCGCTTGGTAATGGTGGTCTTGGTCGTTTGGCTTCTTGCTTTATTGATTCTATCTCAAGCCTTGGCATTAATGGTGAAGGGGTTGGCTTGAATTATCATTGTGGCTTGTTCAAGCAGGTCTTTAGACACAATGAACAAACAGCAGAGCCTAATTTTTGGATAGAGGATGACTCTTGGCTAGTACCGACTGACATTTCATATGATGTTCCCTTTAAAAACTTTACCCTGAAATCTCGCTTAGACCGTATTGATGTTTTGGGCTATAAGCGTGACACCAAGAACTATCTTAACCTTTTTGATATTGAAGGGGTTGATTATGGCTTGATTAAAGATGGCATTTCATTTGATAAGACTGACATTGCCAAAAACCTGACCCTGTTCCTTTACCCTGATGATTCTGATAAAAATGGTGAGCTCCTTCGCATTTACCAGCAATATTTCATGGTATCTAATGCCGCTCAGCTCTTGATCGATGAAGCGCTTGAGCGTGGCTCAAACCTGCATGACTTAGCTGATTACGCATACGTGCAGATCAATGATACCCATCCATCAATGGTCATTCCAGAATTGATTCGTCTATTGACACAAAAGCATGGCTTTGATTTTGATGAGGCTGTTTCAGTGGTTCAAAAGATGGTTGGTTACACCAATCACACGATCCTTGCAGAAGCCTTGGAAAAATGGCCTCTTGACTTCCTTAATGAGGTTGTGCCGCAGCTGGTAACGATTATCGAGCAATTAGATGCTCTTGTTCGTGCAAGGGTATCAGATCCAGCTGTCCAAATCATTGATGAAACAGGTCGCGTGCATATGGCACATATGGATATTCATTTTGCCACAAGTGTCAACGGCGTTGCTGCCCTTCACACTGAAATCCTGAAAAATAGCGAATTGAAGGCCTTCTATGAGCTGTATCCAGAAAAATTCAACAACAAAACCAATGGTATTACCTTCCGTCGTTGGCTAGAATTCGCCAACCAAGAGTTGGCGGACTATATTAAAGAGCTTATCGGTGATGCTTACTTGACTGATGCGACAAGGCTTGAAAAATTAATGGCCTTTGCTGAGGATCAAGCTGTTCATGCAAGATTGGCTGAAATTAAGCACCATAATAAAGTAGCCTTAAAGCGCTACCTCAAGGATAATAAGGGAATTGAGCTTGATGAGCATTCAATCATTGATACCCAAATTAAACGCTTCCACGAATATAAGCGCCAGCAGATGAATGCCCTTTATGTGATTCATAAATACTTAGAGATCAAAAAAGGCAACCTGCCGAAGCGTAAAATAACAGTTATCTTTGGTGGTAAGGCTGCACCGGCTTATATCATTGCACAGGATATTATTCATTTGATTCTTTGCTTGTCAGAGCTTATCAATAACGATCCGGAGGTAAGTCCATACCTTAATGTTCACCTTGTTGAAAATTACAATGTGACAGTAGCAGAGCATTTGATTCCTGCAACTGATATTTCAGAGCAAATTTCTCTAGCTTCAAAGGAAGCTTCAGGTACTGGTAATATGAAATTCATGCTCAATGGTGCCTTGACGCTTGGTACTATGGACGGGGCTAATGTGGAAATCGCTGAGCTTGCTGGTATGGATAATATCTACACCTTTGGTAAGGATTCAGATACCATTATTGATCTTTATGCCACAGGTGGTTATGTGTCTAAAGACTATTATGATGCCCACCCAGCTATCAAGGAAGCAGTTAACTTTATTATCAGTCCAGAATTATTAGAGCTTGGTAATGAGGAACGTCTTGACCGTCTCTATAAGGAGTTAATCTCTAAGGACTGGTTTATGACCTTGATTGACCTTGAGGAATACATTGCAGTCAAAGAACAAATGCTGGCTGATTATGACAATCAGGACCTATGGCTGACAAAGGTTGTGCATAATATTGCTAAGGCTGGCTTCTTTTCATCGGACCGTACGATTGAACAATATAACCAAGACATTTGGCACTCATATTAA
- the miaA gene encoding tRNA delta(2)-isopentenylpyrophosphate transferase, protein MTKEKIIVIVGPTAVGKTALGIALAGAFNGEIISGDSQQVYRHLDIGTAKASAREQALAVHHLIDIREVTESYSAFDFVQDAKRAIEDIVSRGKLPIIVGGTGLYLQSLLEGYHLGGDLDQKELLAYRQQLETLTDTELYQLLASKGIHLDQVNRRRAIRSLELNQFARDLENQEAPYNPLIIGLTDEREVIYERINKRVDLMMASGLLEEARWLFEQYPAVQASRGIGYKELFPYFQGQASLEEATATLKQQTRRFAKRQLTWFRNRMAVRFDSISESSYPQAIYDRVERFLKEP, encoded by the coding sequence ATGACAAAAGAAAAGATAATTGTGATTGTAGGCCCGACTGCTGTTGGCAAGACAGCTCTAGGGATTGCCTTGGCTGGTGCCTTTAATGGTGAAATTATATCTGGAGATAGTCAGCAGGTTTATCGTCACCTTGATATTGGGACAGCTAAGGCTAGTGCCAGGGAGCAGGCTCTTGCGGTTCATCATTTGATTGACATTCGTGAGGTGACAGAGTCTTACTCAGCCTTTGATTTTGTGCAGGACGCTAAGCGAGCTATTGAAGATATTGTTAGCCGCGGTAAACTGCCGATTATTGTCGGTGGTACCGGCCTGTATTTGCAAAGCCTGTTAGAGGGCTATCATCTAGGAGGAGATCTTGATCAAAAGGAGCTACTTGCTTATCGGCAGCAGCTAGAGACACTGACAGATACAGAGCTTTATCAGCTATTAGCTAGTAAGGGCATTCACCTTGATCAGGTTAACCGCAGGCGTGCCATTCGCTCACTTGAGCTAAATCAATTTGCTAGGGATTTAGAAAATCAAGAGGCCCCCTATAACCCCTTGATCATTGGCTTGACTGATGAGCGAGAGGTTATTTATGAGCGGATTAATAAGCGGGTGGATCTGATGATGGCTTCTGGCCTATTGGAGGAGGCAAGGTGGCTTTTTGAGCAGTATCCAGCTGTTCAGGCTAGTCGAGGGATCGGTTATAAGGAGCTCTTCCCTTACTTTCAGGGTCAGGCTAGTTTAGAAGAAGCAACAGCCACACTAAAGCAGCAAACACGCCGCTTTGCTAAACGACAGCTGACTTGGTTTCGTAACCGTATGGCAGTGCGCTTTGACTCGATTAGCGAGTCGTCCTATCCGCAGGCAATATATGATAGGGTGGAGCGCTTTTTGAAGGAGCCTTAG
- a CDS encoding cystathionine beta-lyase produces MTDYIQLAKTYGGFTSLDTVYLQNCLKGLTDQQKLATITPPPSVINAYFAEMYQKQSPKAATDYYFELSRALKLFTSEPSFDEVKPFVRLNLLGQSYGFVFENEAQEAIVFAEKEQGQPEESLLLELAQIFPQYVVYVEDGRIKMKSCQFEQGEPEDITPEHALLTTIYRFSNEMTLLKGFNSDELLALSQAFKGKKYYQFAQREFMIYLVH; encoded by the coding sequence ATGACTGATTATATTCAATTGGCAAAGACTTATGGAGGCTTTACGAGTTTAGATACGGTTTATTTGCAAAATTGCTTAAAGGGCTTGACAGACCAGCAAAAATTAGCTACCATCACGCCACCCCCAAGTGTGATTAATGCTTATTTTGCAGAAATGTATCAGAAGCAATCACCAAAAGCAGCGACAGATTATTATTTTGAGCTATCAAGGGCCTTGAAGCTGTTTACCTCAGAGCCGTCATTTGATGAGGTGAAGCCCTTTGTCCGCTTAAATTTGTTGGGGCAATCCTATGGCTTTGTCTTTGAAAATGAAGCACAGGAGGCGATTGTTTTTGCTGAAAAAGAGCAGGGGCAGCCTGAGGAATCGCTGCTGCTGGAGCTGGCTCAGATTTTTCCACAATACGTGGTTTATGTGGAAGATGGTAGAATCAAGATGAAGAGCTGCCAATTTGAGCAAGGAGAGCCAGAGGACATAACACCTGAGCATGCTTTGTTAACCACGATCTATCGTTTCTCAAACGAAATGACCCTGCTAAAGGGCTTTAATAGTGATGAATTGTTGGCTCTTAGCCAAGCATTCAAAGGAAAGAAATATTATCAGTTTGCACAAAGAGAATTCATGATTTACCTTGTGCATTAG
- the rnz gene encoding ribonuclease Z: MELQFLGTGAGQPAKHRNVSSLVLKLLDEINEVWMFDCGEGTQRQILETTIKPRKIKKIFITHLHGDHIFGLPGFLSSRAFQASEEQTDLEIYGPVGIKSYVTNSIRISGSKLPYQIHYHEFDDTSMGKILETDKFIVYAERLAHTIFCMGYRVVQKDLEGTLDAEALRAVGVPFGPLFGKVKNGQDIELEDGTKIFAKDFISEPRKGKIITIIGDTRKTSASVRLAKDADVLVHESTYGKGDERMARNHGHSTNMQAAQIARDAGAKRLLLNHVSARFLGRDCRQMEKDAATIFENVKVVRDLEEVII, translated from the coding sequence ATGGAATTACAATTTTTAGGTACTGGAGCTGGGCAGCCAGCCAAGCATCGCAACGTTTCAAGCTTAGTGCTAAAGCTATTAGATGAAATCAATGAGGTGTGGATGTTTGATTGTGGCGAGGGAACCCAGCGGCAAATTTTAGAAACAACAATCAAGCCACGAAAAATCAAGAAGATTTTTATCACGCATCTGCATGGTGATCATATTTTTGGCTTGCCTGGCTTTTTATCTAGTCGGGCTTTTCAAGCTAGTGAGGAGCAGACGGACCTTGAGATTTATGGACCTGTTGGGATAAAATCCTATGTAACAAACAGCATCAGGATATCAGGCTCTAAATTGCCTTATCAGATTCATTATCATGAGTTTGATGACACCTCTATGGGCAAGATTTTAGAAACAGATAAATTTATTGTTTATGCTGAGCGCTTGGCACATACCATCTTTTGTATGGGGTATCGTGTGGTTCAAAAGGATTTAGAAGGAACACTTGATGCAGAAGCTCTTAGAGCAGTAGGAGTGCCCTTTGGTCCACTTTTTGGCAAGGTTAAAAATGGGCAGGATATTGAGCTAGAGGATGGCACCAAAATTTTTGCCAAGGACTTTATTTCAGAGCCTCGAAAAGGAAAGATCATCACCATTATTGGCGATACACGCAAGACATCTGCTAGTGTTAGATTGGCAAAAGATGCTGATGTGCTGGTGCATGAGTCCACCTACGGGAAGGGTGATGAAAGAATGGCCCGTAATCATGGGCATTCGACAAACATGCAGGCTGCTCAAATCGCGCGTGATGCAGGTGCTAAGCGTCTTTTACTGAATCATGTTTCAGCACGCTTTTTAGGACGTGACTGTCGTCAAATGGAAAAGGATGCGGCAACTATTTTTGAAAATGTGAAGGTTGTTCGCGATTTAGAGGAAGTGATCATTTAA
- the malR_1 gene encoding LacI family transcriptional repressor, whose translation MVTIKDVALKAGVNPSTVSRVLKDNRSISQKTKEKVRRAMSELGYVPNVAAQMLASGLTHNIGLVFPPIITNDRLSDPFFMEILSTITNEAKKHHFTVSIATGMSVEDLLSQVKLMHLQKRVDGFIILYSEQEDPVRGYLMTNQIPFVIVGAPEGDENKITYIDNDNQLMAKTAVDHLYQKGHRQILFITDDMEAEVASERYIGYLKGCLKLSLENKPMLLFDRKDPISIEKVIETIRSFKATALIVIGDVLSVRMVQLLSFYDIKVPDDISIITFNNSSYSKLIHPYLTTFDINVENLGRTSFRQLLDIINANEQTLSQKILVPFSLKKRESVRDINAK comes from the coding sequence ATGGTTACAATAAAAGACGTTGCCTTAAAAGCAGGTGTTAATCCTTCGACCGTCAGTCGTGTCCTCAAGGATAATCGATCTATCTCCCAAAAGACAAAGGAAAAGGTTAGAAGAGCTATGAGCGAGCTTGGCTATGTTCCGAATGTAGCTGCGCAAATGCTTGCTAGTGGCCTGACACATAATATTGGCCTGGTTTTTCCGCCGATTATCACTAATGATCGTTTGAGTGATCCCTTTTTTATGGAAATTCTATCGACCATTACCAATGAAGCTAAGAAACATCATTTCACTGTTTCCATTGCAACAGGTATGTCTGTTGAGGATTTATTGAGCCAGGTTAAGTTAATGCACCTGCAAAAGCGTGTTGATGGCTTTATTATATTATATTCTGAGCAAGAAGATCCTGTTAGAGGCTATTTGATGACCAACCAGATTCCTTTTGTCATTGTTGGCGCACCAGAAGGTGATGAGAACAAAATCACCTATATTGACAATGACAACCAGCTAATGGCTAAAACCGCAGTTGATCATCTCTATCAAAAGGGTCACCGACAGATCCTGTTTATCACAGACGATATGGAGGCAGAGGTAGCTTCTGAGCGCTATATTGGCTATCTCAAGGGCTGCTTGAAATTATCCTTGGAAAACAAACCGATGCTGTTATTTGATCGAAAGGATCCAATAAGCATCGAAAAGGTTATTGAAACGATACGTAGCTTTAAGGCCACAGCCTTAATCGTGATTGGTGATGTTTTGTCGGTGCGAATGGTCCAGCTCTTGTCCTTTTATGACATTAAGGTGCCAGATGATATTTCGATTATTACCTTTAATAATTCTAGCTATTCGAAATTGATTCACCCTTACTTAACAACATTTGATATTAACGTTGAAAATTTGGGAAGAACCTCCTTTAGGCAGCTCTTAGACATTATCAATGCCAATGAACAAACCCTGAGTCAGAAAATTTTGGTTCCCTTTAGCCTCAAAAAGCGAGAGAGTGTCAGGGATATTAATGCCAAATAG
- the malX_1 gene encoding maltose/maltodextrin-binding protein precursor, with the protein MKSWQKVIVSGASLTLASALLVGCASGSKDKTETASGTDSKTIKLWVPTGAKKSYTDVVAKFEKDSGYKVKVIESEDPKAQEKIKKDASTAADVFSLPHDQLGQLVESGIIQEVPEEYTKEIADTATDQAILGAQYKGKTYAFPFGIESQVLFYNKTKLAADDVASYDTITSKATFGGTFKQANAYATGPLFMSVGNTLFGESGEDTKGTNWGNEKGVAVLKWISDQASNKGFVNLDANNVMSQFGDGSVASFESGPWDYEAAQKAIGKENLGVAVYPKVTIGGETVQQKAFLGVKLYAVNQAPAKGDTKRIAASYKLASYLTNAESQENQFKTRNIVPANKTVQASEAVQSNELAKTVITMGSSSDYTVVMPKLSQMGTFWTESAAILSDAFNGKIKEGDYLAKLQQFDKDIAATK; encoded by the coding sequence ATGAAATCATGGCAAAAAGTTATCGTCAGTGGGGCAAGCTTGACACTTGCTAGCGCCTTATTAGTAGGGTGTGCATCTGGTTCAAAGGACAAAACAGAAACTGCATCAGGTACTGATTCAAAAACAATTAAGCTTTGGGTACCAACAGGAGCTAAAAAGTCATACACAGATGTTGTCGCTAAATTTGAAAAGGACTCTGGCTACAAGGTTAAGGTGATCGAGTCAGAGGATCCAAAAGCACAAGAAAAAATCAAAAAAGATGCTTCTACTGCTGCCGATGTCTTTTCACTTCCTCATGACCAGCTTGGTCAGCTCGTAGAATCTGGCATTATCCAAGAAGTCCCAGAGGAATACACTAAAGAGATCGCTGATACAGCAACTGATCAAGCTATCCTTGGTGCTCAATACAAGGGTAAAACCTATGCCTTCCCATTTGGTATTGAGTCACAGGTTCTCTTCTACAACAAAACTAAGCTAGCTGCTGATGATGTTGCTTCATACGATACCATCACGTCTAAGGCTACCTTCGGTGGTACCTTCAAGCAGGCTAATGCTTATGCTACTGGTCCATTGTTCATGTCTGTTGGTAACACATTATTTGGTGAAAGCGGTGAAGACACTAAAGGAACTAACTGGGGCAATGAAAAAGGGGTTGCTGTTCTTAAATGGATTTCAGACCAAGCCTCAAACAAAGGATTTGTTAACTTAGATGCCAACAACGTCATGTCTCAGTTTGGAGACGGTTCAGTTGCTTCATTTGAATCAGGTCCTTGGGATTACGAGGCAGCACAAAAGGCTATCGGTAAAGAAAACCTTGGTGTTGCTGTTTATCCAAAGGTAACTATCGGTGGCGAAACCGTTCAACAAAAGGCCTTCTTGGGAGTGAAGCTCTATGCGGTTAACCAAGCTCCTGCTAAGGGAGATACCAAGCGTATCGCAGCCAGCTACAAGCTTGCTTCATACCTAACAAATGCTGAAAGCCAAGAAAACCAATTCAAGACACGTAACATCGTACCAGCTAACAAGACCGTTCAAGCTTCAGAGGCTGTTCAATCAAACGAGCTTGCAAAAACAGTTATCACAATGGGATCTTCTTCAGATTATACTGTTGTTATGCCTAAGCTTAGTCAAATGGGTACCTTCTGGACTGAAAGTGCTGCAATCCTTAGCGATGCCTTCAATGGTAAAATCAAAGAAGGTGACTACCTTGCTAAGCTACAGCAGTTTGACAAGGACATTGCAGCAACAAAATAA
- the malQ gene encoding 4-alpha-glucanotransferase translates to MTKRASGILMHISSLPGRFGIGSFGKEAFEFVDFLKETKQTYWQILPLTTTSFGDSPYQSFSAIAGNTHFIDLELLAKDGYLQEADYAAVDFGSNPESVDYAQVFQARRPLLEKAVQAFVSTEEGLRQLAEFEATASWLNDFAEFMAIKEHFDHKALQEWDDRAIVKREEAALLHYRKLLAKGITYHKVCQYFFYQQWLALKTYANQNGITIIGDMPIYVSADSVEVWTMPELFKVDADKKPIYIAGVPADGFSEDGQLWGNPIYNWESHEQTGFAWWIHRIKESFKLYDKLRIDHFKGFSDFWEIPGGDVTAKNGHWESAPGIALFKAVREALGELPIIAENLGYIDEKAEQLLASTGFPGMKILEFGLFDVTSQSFDLPHNYDHNCIVYTGTHDNEVVNGWYEHLSAEQVEFVNHYIHKAAAESITKAMLRTIFATVCDTAILCMQDLLDKSADSRMNMPNTVGGNWQWRMLEDDIKAEHKAYLIHLTELYGRANNHH, encoded by the coding sequence ATGACTAAACGTGCAAGTGGTATTCTGATGCATATCAGCTCGCTTCCGGGACGCTTCGGTATTGGGAGCTTTGGTAAAGAGGCCTTTGAATTTGTTGACTTTTTAAAGGAAACCAAGCAGACCTATTGGCAGATTTTGCCCTTAACAACAACTAGCTTTGGAGATTCTCCTTATCAATCTTTTTCAGCTATTGCAGGAAATACGCATTTTATTGACCTTGAATTGCTGGCAAAGGACGGTTATTTGCAGGAAGCTGATTATGCTGCTGTTGATTTTGGCTCAAATCCGGAGTCTGTTGATTACGCTCAAGTCTTTCAAGCCAGACGCCCTTTATTAGAAAAAGCAGTTCAGGCTTTTGTCTCAACTGAGGAAGGCTTAAGACAGCTCGCCGAATTTGAAGCAACTGCGAGCTGGCTAAATGATTTTGCTGAATTTATGGCTATTAAAGAGCATTTTGATCACAAGGCCCTCCAGGAATGGGACGATAGAGCAATTGTTAAGCGTGAAGAGGCTGCCTTGCTTCATTACCGCAAGCTGTTGGCCAAAGGCATCACCTATCATAAGGTCTGCCAATATTTCTTTTATCAGCAGTGGCTAGCGCTGAAGACCTATGCTAATCAAAATGGCATTACTATCATTGGTGATATGCCAATCTACGTGTCTGCTGATAGCGTTGAGGTTTGGACGATGCCAGAGCTCTTTAAGGTGGATGCAGATAAAAAGCCGATTTACATTGCAGGTGTACCTGCTGATGGCTTTAGTGAGGACGGGCAGCTTTGGGGCAATCCTATTTACAACTGGGAGAGCCATGAGCAAACAGGCTTTGCTTGGTGGATCCATCGGATCAAAGAGAGCTTCAAGCTGTACGATAAGCTTAGAATTGACCATTTCAAGGGCTTCTCAGATTTTTGGGAAATTCCTGGTGGTGATGTGACTGCTAAAAATGGTCATTGGGAGTCAGCTCCTGGTATTGCTCTATTTAAAGCTGTTCGAGAGGCCTTGGGTGAGCTGCCAATTATCGCAGAAAACCTTGGCTACATTGATGAAAAGGCTGAGCAGCTGCTGGCATCTACTGGCTTTCCGGGCATGAAGATTTTAGAGTTTGGTTTGTTTGATGTGACAAGTCAAAGCTTTGATTTGCCGCATAACTATGATCACAATTGCATTGTCTACACTGGTACGCATGACAATGAGGTGGTGAATGGCTGGTATGAGCACTTGAGCGCAGAGCAGGTTGAGTTTGTTAATCATTATATCCATAAGGCAGCTGCTGAAAGCATCACCAAGGCCATGCTAAGAACAATCTTTGCGACTGTGTGTGATACTGCTATCCTGTGTATGCAGGATTTGCTGGATAAGTCAGCTGATAGCCGCATGAATATGCCAAACACTGTCGGTGGCAACTGGCAGTGGCGCATGCTTGAGGACGATATTAAAGCAGAGCACAAGGCCTATTTAATCCATTTGACTGAGCTATACGGTCGAGCCAATAATCATCACTAG